The Prosthecobacter dejongeii genome window below encodes:
- a CDS encoding YwaF family protein has translation MPPPAFHAFGPSHLTVLGLCLVALIVLTCLRRFHPPSATLAERLLGILLLLNWPGTAYFHWQAGTLLWDTGLPLHFCDVAGIAGGIALLTHNRLAAEIVYFFGLAGTLQGLITPNLKVDFPEPRFIVFFFLHGGVVVTALHMVTSLRCSPRAWAVPRMVGLTLFYALIVGVINATLNSNFAFLCHKPEQASLMDVLGPWPWYIGSLVLLCAVFYSLLYAPFFVTRKLRAKKIA, from the coding sequence ATGCCTCCCCCTGCTTTTCATGCTTTTGGCCCCAGCCATCTCACCGTTCTCGGTCTTTGCCTAGTGGCCCTCATTGTATTGACCTGCCTGCGGCGATTTCACCCACCTAGCGCCACATTGGCTGAACGTCTCCTGGGCATCCTCCTGCTACTGAATTGGCCTGGGACTGCCTATTTCCACTGGCAGGCCGGGACTCTGCTTTGGGATACCGGACTACCTTTGCATTTCTGTGATGTCGCCGGCATTGCTGGTGGCATTGCCCTTCTCACTCACAACCGATTAGCCGCCGAAATCGTGTATTTCTTTGGCCTTGCAGGCACCTTGCAGGGCCTCATCACGCCCAATCTCAAAGTGGATTTTCCCGAACCTCGATTCATCGTTTTCTTTTTCTTACACGGCGGCGTGGTAGTCACAGCATTGCACATGGTCACATCCCTGCGCTGCTCCCCTCGTGCTTGGGCAGTGCCCCGCATGGTTGGCCTCACCTTGTTTTATGCGCTCATCGTGGGCGTGATCAATGCGACCTTAAACAGTAATTTTGCTTTTCTATGCCACAAGCCAGAACAGGCGAGCCTGATGGATGTGCTCGGCCCCTGGCCGTGGTACATCGGCAGCCTCGTACTATTGTGTGCGGTTTTTTACAGCCTCCTTTACGCACCCTTTTTTGTAACCCGGAAGCTGAGAGCAAAAAAAATTGCGTGA